In the genome of Roseofilum casamattae BLCC-M143, the window TCTGTTTTTTGGGCAACGAGTCTTAGAAGTAGCGAGCGGTATGGTTAATCGGGTCGAATTCAAACCGCTCGGTGGTGTTGGCTTCGCCATAGATGTTGAAGGTAATGGCGGGTTCGTCCCCTAGGGGTTCGACGCAGTGAATGGCGTCGGGGAGAAAGGTAATAATTTCTCCGGGGCTGAGGGTATAGGTATCGACTTCTTCGATACGATGGGGCGATTCGGGAGTTGGGTTTCGGCGCCAAAATGTGTTTTTTTCGGCTCCGCTCAATAGGGCAACCAGACCCCAACCGCCGTGGTTGTGGACGGGAGAGACATGGTTCGGCAGCCAGGCAACAATTTGGATGGCGAGAGGAAAATCGGGTTCTTCGTAGAGGGTGAAGACCGACCATCCGGGATCGGCTGGAGGTGGCATATAGTAGGTTTGCAACCAAGGAGAGCGATCGAGAAGTTTGCGCGCGAGAGGACAAATGGTTTGCAGTCGTTGTCGGTCGTCTTTAATATCATCTAAAATAGTTTCTAAGTCGGTCAGAAATCGATAGAGTCGATAGGGTTTTGATGAGTTTTTGTTGTTTTTTTGAGTTGCTTGCTGAGCGAGAAAACCTTTTTTCGATGGTGGTCTAAATGAGGCGGTAGTTAAAGGTTTACGTTTTCCTTCATTACTGACGAGCCAATCAGAAGTATCCATAAATTCAGAGGAAAATAAGATGGTATTCAATTAACACTAACTTAGATTGTAATGGCACGGGATGATTCTCAGGAAGACTTCAGATTTCTCTCACAGGGGCTTCAGTTGCTTGCAGTTTAGTAAAGACAAGAAAGATTTACTTTGAATTTTAGATTGGAGTCTTCCATGAAACTTCACTACATTAGTACTTTAGCGATCGCCTCTATTTTTGCTGTTGGTATTACTGCTCATTCTTATGCTCAAGGAAATGTAAGTACTCAAGAGCAGATTTCTAATAAGGCTGAGGCTAACAATCCCTGCGCCAATCCCTGCGCCAATCCCTGCGCCAATCCCTGCGCCAATCCTTGCGCCAATCCTTGTGCCAATCCTTGCGCCAATCCTTGTGCCAATCCTTGCGCCAATCCTTGCGCCAACCCTTGCGCCAATCCTTGCGCCAATCCTTGCGCCAACCCTTGCGCCAATCCTTGTGCCAATCCTTGCGCCAACCCTTGCGCGGGTAAAAGCACTGCTCTGAAAGCCTGTGCGGGTAAAAATCCCTGCGCTAGTGCGAACCCTTGTGCGAACCCTTGTGCCAATCCTTGCGCTAGTGCCACCAAGCGCGCTCCTGTTTACTCCTCAAAAGGTGTTGCGATTAAAGGTGCTGACCCGGTAGCATATTTTACTCAAGATAAAGCTGTCATCGGTAAATCTGAGTTCAAACACGAATGGAAAGGAGCAACTTGGCACTTTGAAAGTGCTGCGAATCGCGATAAGTTTGTGGCGAACCCCAGTAAATACGCTCCTGAATATGGCGGATACTGCGCGAAGGCCCTGAGTGAAGGCAATCTGGCTCCCGTAGATCCCGAAGCCTGGAAAATTTATGAAGGGAAGCTGTACTTGAACTACAGCAAAGGCGTTCAGGCACAATGGAGTCAAGATATTCCGGGAAATATTGCGAAAGCCAATAGTCATTGGCCGGCAATTCTCAACCGCTAATTTGTTTTCAGTTAAGATAATCTGAATGCTGGGGTGGGTTAGCCACCCTGGTTTCATTCCTCTGAGAACCCATGGTTACGAACGTCAGTTTTGGATTGGGAGTCTTTCATGAAACTTCGCTACATTAGTATTTTAGCGATCGCCTCTATTTTTACGGTTGCGATCGCTGTTCGTGCTTATACTCAAAGAAGTACAAACCCTCAAGGGCCAATCTCGAACCCTGTTGGCGCAGCTCAAAAACCTCAGGCCGAGCGTTATGCTAGCGGGACTAAGCATCCCCCCGTATATTCCTCCAATCGCCTGGCCATCAAAGGTGCCGATCCGGTAGCTTACTTTACCGAAAGTAAAGCGGTCATCGGTAGCCCTGAGTTCAAACATGAATGGAATGGGGCAATTTGGCACTTTGCGAGTGCTGCCAATCGAGATAAATTTGCAGCTAACCCCAACCAATATGCTCCCGAATATGGTGGATACTGCGCCTTTGCCCTGAGTCGAAACTATCTGGCATCAGTCGAGCCTGAAGTCTGGACAATTTATGAAGGGAAGCTGTACTTAAACTACAGCATGGAAGTTCAGGCACGATGGAGTCGAGATATTCCGGGAAATATTGCCAAAGGCGATGGCAATTGGCCGGCAATTCTCAACCGTTAATTCTTTTTCA includes:
- a CDS encoding YHS domain-containing (seleno)protein, translating into MKLHYISTLAIASIFAVGITAHSYAQGNVSTQEQISNKAEANNPCANPCANPCANPCANPCANPCANPCANPCANPCANPCANPCANPCANPCANPCANPCANPCANPCAGKSTALKACAGKNPCASANPCANPCANPCASATKRAPVYSSKGVAIKGADPVAYFTQDKAVIGKSEFKHEWKGATWHFESAANRDKFVANPSKYAPEYGGYCAKALSEGNLAPVDPEAWKIYEGKLYLNYSKGVQAQWSQDIPGNIAKANSHWPAILNR
- a CDS encoding YHS domain-containing (seleno)protein, translating into MKLRYISILAIASIFTVAIAVRAYTQRSTNPQGPISNPVGAAQKPQAERYASGTKHPPVYSSNRLAIKGADPVAYFTESKAVIGSPEFKHEWNGAIWHFASAANRDKFAANPNQYAPEYGGYCAFALSRNYLASVEPEVWTIYEGKLYLNYSMEVQARWSRDIPGNIAKGDGNWPAILNR